In a genomic window of Methylobacter sp. YRD-M1:
- the xerD gene encoding site-specific tyrosine recombinase XerD, translating to MNSTGFIDQFLDAAWVEQGLSENTLSAYGSDLRIFAQWLAGKSMLEVDSSDISKFLASRYKDGIGNRSSARILSSLRRFYGYYLRENSITIDPTALIESPHIGRPLPVSLSENDVELLLDAPEVTHALGFRDKTMLEMLYATGLRVSELVSLKFEQVSFRQGVIRITGKGNKERLVPVGEEAMSWLENYMVQARKTLLGERQCDYLFVTNRATGMTRQAFWHIIKRHAKKAGIKKELSPHTLRHAFATHLLNHGADLRVVQLLLGHSDLSTTQIYTHIARERLKDLHSKFHPRG from the coding sequence ATGAATTCAACAGGTTTCATAGATCAATTTCTGGATGCAGCCTGGGTCGAGCAGGGCCTGAGCGAAAATACGCTGTCGGCCTATGGCAGTGATTTGAGGATTTTTGCCCAGTGGCTGGCCGGAAAATCAATGCTGGAAGTCGACAGCAGCGACATATCAAAGTTTCTGGCGAGCCGTTATAAAGACGGCATAGGCAACAGGTCGTCGGCGCGCATTTTATCCAGTTTGCGGCGCTTTTATGGCTATTACCTCAGAGAAAACAGTATAACCATCGATCCTACGGCATTGATAGAATCGCCGCATATCGGCCGGCCGTTACCGGTATCGTTATCCGAGAACGATGTCGAATTATTGCTGGATGCGCCTGAAGTAACGCATGCACTCGGGTTCAGGGATAAAACCATGTTGGAAATGCTTTATGCTACAGGGCTTAGGGTATCCGAACTGGTCAGTTTAAAGTTTGAGCAGGTCAGTTTCAGGCAGGGCGTGATCAGGATCACCGGCAAGGGCAATAAGGAGCGGCTGGTGCCGGTCGGCGAAGAAGCGATGAGTTGGCTGGAAAACTATATGGTCCAGGCCAGGAAGACCCTTCTGGGAGAAAGACAATGCGATTATCTGTTCGTCACCAACCGTGCCACCGGTATGACGCGGCAGGCCTTCTGGCATATCATCAAACGCCATGCTAAAAAAGCCGGCATTAAAAAAGAGCTGTCACCGCATACGCTCAGGCATGCCTTCGCAACGCACCTGTTGAATCACGGCGCGGATTTGCGCGTTGTGCAACTATTATTGGGGCACTCCGATTTATCCACTACACAGATTTACACGCATATCGCCCGTGAGCGATTAAAAGATTTACATTCAAAATTTCATCCAAGAGGATAA
- the ffh gene encoding signal recognition particle protein encodes MFDNLTDRLSNTLKKVRGQGRLTESNIKETLREVRMALLEADVALPVVTDFIERVKEGALGQEVQTSLSPGQSLVKLVQAELVKVMGEANEELNLKAVPPAVILMAGLQGAGKTTTVAKLGRWLKENQKKKVGVVSADVYRPAAIKQLQTLADDLALDFFESDISQKPVDIAKNAIEAAKKKFLDVIIIDTAGRLHIDDEMMVEIKELHAAINPVETLFVVDSMTGQDAANTAKAFNDALPLTGVILTKADGDARGGAALSIRHITGKPIKFIGVGEKATALEPFYPDRLASRILGMGDMLGLIEEIEQKVDKEKAEKLVKKIQKGKSFDLEDFREQLQQMQSMGGVGSMLDKLPGMSSIPQEMKDKVNDKELARQIAVINSMTMQERRFPDLIKGNRKKRIADGCGQQLHDVNRILKQFKMMEKMMKRFKKGNITNMIRGMKSNIRGMRM; translated from the coding sequence ATGTTTGATAATTTAACCGATCGACTAAGTAATACTCTTAAGAAAGTTAGAGGCCAAGGGCGGCTGACTGAAAGCAATATCAAGGAAACACTGCGCGAAGTGCGCATGGCCTTGCTTGAGGCGGACGTGGCTTTGCCGGTTGTTACGGATTTTATTGAACGCGTTAAAGAAGGTGCGCTGGGTCAGGAGGTTCAGACCAGTCTTTCACCCGGACAATCATTAGTCAAACTGGTTCAGGCCGAACTGGTCAAGGTGATGGGCGAGGCGAATGAAGAGCTTAATCTGAAAGCCGTCCCGCCGGCCGTCATTTTAATGGCCGGTCTGCAAGGTGCTGGTAAAACCACCACGGTTGCCAAATTGGGCCGCTGGCTGAAAGAAAATCAAAAGAAAAAAGTCGGGGTCGTCAGTGCCGACGTCTATCGCCCTGCCGCTATCAAGCAGCTGCAGACACTGGCTGATGATCTTGCCCTGGATTTCTTTGAAAGCGATATTTCTCAGAAACCGGTAGATATCGCAAAAAATGCGATTGAAGCGGCGAAGAAAAAATTCCTCGACGTCATCATCATCGATACCGCGGGCCGTCTGCATATCGATGACGAGATGATGGTCGAGATTAAAGAATTGCATGCCGCCATCAATCCGGTTGAAACCCTGTTTGTTGTCGACAGCATGACTGGCCAGGATGCGGCAAATACAGCCAAAGCCTTTAATGATGCGTTGCCTTTGACTGGTGTGATTCTGACCAAAGCCGATGGCGATGCGCGCGGCGGCGCGGCGTTGTCCATCCGTCACATTACCGGCAAGCCCATCAAATTTATCGGTGTGGGCGAGAAAGCCACTGCTTTGGAGCCGTTTTATCCCGATCGTCTGGCTTCCCGTATTTTAGGCATGGGCGACATGCTGGGTCTGATTGAGGAGATCGAGCAGAAGGTCGATAAAGAAAAAGCCGAGAAACTGGTCAAAAAGATACAGAAAGGCAAGAGCTTTGACCTGGAAGATTTTCGCGAGCAGTTGCAGCAGATGCAGAGCATGGGTGGAGTCGGTTCCATGCTGGATAAACTGCCCGGCATGAGCAGCATTCCTCAGGAAATGAAAGACAAAGTCAATGATAAGGAATTGGCGCGCCAGATTGCTGTGATTAATTCGATGACCATGCAGGAGCGTCGTTTTCCCGATCTGATCAAAGGCAATCGGAAAAAACGCATTGCGGACGGTTGCGGTCAGCAGTTGCACGACGTTAACCGGATTCTGAAGCAATTCAAGATGATGGAAAAAATGATGAAGCGTTTCAAAAAAGGTAATATAACCAATATGATTCGCGGTATGAAGAGCAACATTCGCGGTATGAGAATGTAA
- the lpxA gene encoding acyl-ACP--UDP-N-acetylglucosamine O-acyltransferase — translation MAQNIHPTAYIAPDVSLPEDVTVGPFAVIESGVVMGRGCQIGAHAVVQQYVKMGDGNILHPHAVLGGLPQDVSFKPETVSWLKIGDNNVFREGFTAHRASKENGETHIGSGCFFMNNSHVAHDCKIGSNTIFANNVAIGGHVEVGDRVFMGGSVVAHQFCRIGSYAIVQGTTGLNMDVIPFTLIGGRPARHYKLNTVGLRRAGITGDRYNVLSAAFRLLRNKQSLDSLEETEELKQLKEWLAVKSKRGVHGFVDISI, via the coding sequence ATGGCACAAAATATTCACCCGACTGCTTATATTGCACCGGATGTATCATTACCCGAAGACGTGACGGTAGGCCCTTTCGCCGTCATCGAATCAGGCGTTGTGATGGGGCGGGGCTGCCAGATTGGCGCTCATGCCGTCGTGCAGCAGTATGTGAAAATGGGTGACGGCAATATTCTACATCCACATGCCGTTCTGGGCGGATTGCCCCAGGACGTCAGCTTTAAACCCGAAACGGTCTCCTGGCTTAAAATCGGCGACAACAATGTATTCAGGGAAGGCTTTACGGCGCATCGCGCTTCCAAGGAAAACGGAGAAACGCACATAGGCTCAGGTTGTTTCTTCATGAATAACAGTCACGTCGCGCATGACTGCAAGATCGGCAGCAATACCATTTTCGCCAACAATGTCGCCATTGGCGGCCATGTTGAGGTCGGTGACCGGGTTTTCATGGGCGGATCCGTGGTTGCGCACCAGTTCTGCCGGATCGGTTCGTACGCGATTGTACAGGGTACGACAGGGCTGAATATGGATGTCATTCCTTTTACGCTGATCGGCGGACGTCCTGCCCGGCATTATAAATTGAATACAGTCGGTTTGCGGCGCGCCGGCATTACCGGCGATCGCTATAACGTGCTTTCAGCGGCGTTCCGCTTGTTGAGAAACAAGCAAAGCCTGGATTCGCTGGAAGAAACCGAAGAGTTGAAGCAATTGAAAGAATGGCTGGCGGTTAAATCCAAGCGCGGCGTGCATGGGTTTGTCGATATTTCGATTTAA
- a CDS encoding protein adenylyltransferase SelO: MKTLRWTNHWLQGSPSFCQRVEPTPLDSPYFMHCNAQAAHLLGLDVGQVSNDAALRCFNGDELLPGMQPVATAYAGHQFGIFTSRLGDGRAITLGQTQRANGETYEVQLKGAGLTPYSRTLDGRYPLGAAVREYLAGEALTALGILSTRALCLLGSQTEIRRQEHSETAAILVRMAKSHMRFGHFEYFHHRDDIDELRELFVFVTEQYFPELLNEAAEQWPLRFLEIVIERTARLIAGWQSVGFVHGVMNTDNMTLSGETLDLGPCGFMEAYDPGFSPNPGDDQQRYQYDQQPDIGRWNCLALAQAFTSLLPSPTIPACLLRLYRQTYQQHYLQAMRTKLGLQTPHPGDVDLVHSLLSALARSNADYAGFFRDLARLEPHRGLFARTEFPVPLQNWLGSYQDRLRLEKSSPDQRRERMNRVNPCYVLRRHLLDQAIQSAEQGDFTELGKLLELVQNPYEERPGMDFYSQAQPEASFPTVQSL, encoded by the coding sequence GCCCAGGCGGCGCATCTGTTGGGACTGGATGTCGGACAAGTAAGTAATGATGCGGCGCTGCGCTGTTTTAACGGCGATGAGCTGTTGCCCGGCATGCAGCCGGTTGCCACGGCTTACGCAGGGCATCAGTTCGGCATTTTCACCTCACGGCTGGGCGACGGTCGTGCCATTACCTTGGGCCAGACGCAAAGGGCAAATGGGGAAACTTACGAGGTGCAGTTGAAAGGCGCGGGATTGACGCCTTATTCGCGGACATTGGACGGCCGTTATCCGCTCGGCGCCGCGGTCCGGGAATATCTGGCCGGCGAGGCGCTAACGGCGCTTGGCATCCTTAGCACGCGAGCGCTTTGCCTGCTCGGCAGCCAGACTGAAATACGGCGGCAGGAGCATAGCGAAACTGCCGCCATTTTGGTCAGAATGGCCAAGTCACATATGCGTTTCGGCCATTTTGAATACTTTCATCATCGCGACGATATCGATGAGCTACGGGAATTGTTTGTATTTGTCACTGAACAGTATTTTCCCGAACTGCTCAACGAAGCGGCCGAACAATGGCCGCTGCGTTTTCTGGAAATCGTCATTGAGCGAACGGCCCGTTTGATTGCCGGCTGGCAGAGCGTAGGGTTCGTGCACGGAGTCATGAATACTGACAATATGACGCTGAGCGGCGAAACACTGGATTTAGGTCCGTGCGGTTTCATGGAGGCGTATGATCCCGGATTCTCGCCAAATCCGGGCGACGATCAGCAGCGCTACCAGTATGACCAGCAGCCCGACATCGGGCGCTGGAACTGTCTGGCGCTGGCTCAGGCTTTTACTTCGCTGTTGCCCTCGCCGACTATACCCGCCTGTTTGCTGCGCTTGTACCGGCAAACCTATCAGCAGCATTATCTGCAAGCCATGCGGACAAAGCTGGGATTGCAAACGCCGCATCCCGGCGATGTCGATCTGGTGCACAGCCTGTTGTCAGCGCTGGCCCGCTCCAACGCCGATTATGCCGGCTTTTTCCGTGATCTTGCCCGCCTTGAGCCTCATCGGGGCTTGTTTGCCCGCACGGAATTTCCCGTTCCACTGCAAAACTGGCTGGGTAGTTATCAAGACCGCCTGCGCCTGGAAAAATCATCGCCGGACCAGCGTCGGGAACGCATGAATCGCGTCAATCCCTGCTATGTCTTGCGCCGGCATTTGCTGGATCAAGCCATACAGAGCGCCGAACAGGGCGATTTCACCGAACTGGGTAAACTGCTGGAACTAGTGCAAAACCCGTATGAAGAACGGCCGGGCATGGATTTTTACAGCCAGGCGCAGCCTGAGGCATCCTTCCCGACAGTCCAATCTTTATAA
- the rpsP gene encoding 30S ribosomal protein S16: MVTIRLARSGAKNRPFYHVIVTDSRNSRDGRYIERVGFFNPIARGNEEKLRLDCARVEYWTANGAQPSDRVAKLIKDAQKATAA; encoded by the coding sequence ATGGTAACCATTCGTCTTGCTAGAAGCGGCGCGAAAAATCGTCCTTTTTATCATGTGATTGTGACTGATAGCAGAAACAGCCGTGATGGTCGTTATATCGAACGCGTTGGCTTCTTCAATCCGATAGCTCGCGGCAATGAAGAAAAATTACGCCTGGATTGCGCTCGCGTTGAATATTGGACTGCCAATGGCGCACAGCCTTCTGACCGCGTTGCGAAATTGATTAAAGACGCACAAAAAGCAACTGCCGCGTAA
- the rimM gene encoding ribosome maturation factor RimM (Essential for efficient processing of 16S rRNA), with translation MSARKDINVGRISGVFGVKGWLKVFSFTDPRENILSYSPWLLKKGSEIKQLDVIDGALHGKAVIAQLDGVIDRDQAAGLIGWDVFITHNQLPETTEGEYYWSDLIGLKVETVEGVQLGVVDSLLETGANDVLVVRGERERAIPFLQGETIINIDLDAGTMIVDWDPEF, from the coding sequence TTGTCAGCACGGAAAGATATAAACGTTGGCAGGATTTCCGGCGTTTTTGGTGTAAAAGGATGGCTTAAGGTCTTTTCTTTTACCGATCCAAGAGAGAACATTTTAAGTTATTCTCCGTGGCTGCTGAAAAAAGGCAGCGAAATCAAGCAACTTGATGTCATTGATGGAGCTCTTCATGGCAAGGCGGTAATCGCTCAGCTTGATGGCGTCATTGATAGAGATCAAGCTGCAGGATTGATTGGGTGGGATGTTTTTATAACCCATAATCAATTGCCGGAAACGACTGAAGGCGAATATTACTGGTCTGATCTGATCGGATTGAAAGTTGAAACCGTTGAGGGCGTTCAGTTAGGCGTGGTTGATAGTCTGCTGGAAACCGGAGCGAATGATGTATTAGTCGTTCGTGGTGAGCGAGAGCGGGCCATCCCATTTTTGCAGGGAGAGACCATAATTAATATTGATCTGGATGCCGGCACTATGATTGTCGATTGGGATCCGGAATTTTAA
- a CDS encoding cytochrome C assembly family protein encodes MNATIPAILSICAYLGSTLLIARKFRHGDDNRTPLYLAWFAACAHLAYLAINFHNENGFNFSFTSTASLVSLIVTLLLLTATLSKPVEKLGIAIFPAAAIMLGLELAFPERPRFLHNHNWQMSIHVLTSIIAFSLLNIAALQAILLAIQDQQLKSHPPKPFILSLPPLQTMESLLFQMLAAGVAFLTISLISGFIFIEDLFAQHLVHKTVLSILAWIIFSGLLVGRSRYGWRGRTAIKWTLIGFVSLLLAYFGSKMVLELILNRA; translated from the coding sequence ATGAATGCCACTATCCCCGCCATCCTTTCAATCTGCGCCTATTTAGGCAGCACCCTGCTTATTGCCCGTAAATTTCGTCACGGCGATGACAATCGAACTCCGCTTTATCTTGCCTGGTTTGCCGCATGTGCGCACCTCGCCTATCTCGCCATTAACTTCCACAATGAGAATGGCTTTAATTTCAGCTTTACCAGCACCGCCTCGCTGGTTTCGCTGATTGTCACCCTGTTGTTATTAACTGCGACGCTCAGTAAACCTGTCGAAAAACTAGGTATTGCGATATTTCCCGCTGCCGCCATTATGCTCGGCCTGGAGCTGGCTTTTCCGGAGCGCCCCCGCTTTCTTCACAACCATAACTGGCAAATGAGCATTCACGTTCTGACATCCATCATTGCTTTCAGCCTGTTAAACATCGCCGCTCTGCAAGCGATATTACTGGCCATTCAAGACCAGCAGCTCAAAAGCCATCCCCCCAAACCCTTTATTTTGTCATTGCCGCCGCTGCAGACAATGGAATCGCTGTTGTTTCAAATGCTCGCCGCCGGTGTTGCCTTCCTGACGATCTCATTGATCAGCGGCTTTATATTCATAGAAGATTTATTTGCACAGCATCTGGTGCATAAAACCGTGCTATCAATACTGGCATGGATTATCTTTTCAGGATTGCTTGTCGGCCGCAGCCGTTACGGCTGGCGAGGCCGGACAGCAATAAAGTGGACGCTGATTGGCTTTGTATCGCTGCTTCTGGCCTATTTCGGCAGCAAAATGGTTTTGGAACTGATCCTGAACAGGGCTTGA
- a CDS encoding methylated-DNA--[protein]-cysteine S-methyltransferase, with amino-acid sequence MPFIIHWVESCSEDEEIFKVQTPAGNLILFVHGDVLFQADWEFACSPAQTISVAAEHDIQRQLNQYWLTPEKPIHLKLLKQGSDFRNKVWAELCRIPFGETITYSALARRIGSAARAVGNACRDNPFPLIIPCHRVVSVSGMGGYSGQTEGDFMAIKSKLLAFEAAHKK; translated from the coding sequence ATGCCATTCATCATTCATTGGGTTGAAAGCTGCTCAGAGGATGAGGAGATATTTAAAGTTCAAACACCTGCCGGCAATCTGATTTTATTTGTTCATGGCGATGTGTTGTTTCAGGCTGACTGGGAGTTTGCCTGCAGTCCGGCTCAAACTATCAGCGTTGCTGCTGAACATGACATACAGCGGCAATTAAACCAGTATTGGTTGACTCCGGAAAAACCTATCCATTTAAAGCTGTTAAAACAGGGCAGCGATTTTAGAAATAAAGTCTGGGCTGAGCTCTGCCGCATACCATTCGGGGAAACAATCACTTATTCGGCTTTGGCCCGCAGAATAGGATCGGCTGCGCGGGCTGTCGGCAATGCCTGTCGGGATAACCCTTTCCCGCTAATCATTCCCTGTCACCGGGTGGTGTCCGTTTCCGGCATGGGCGGTTATTCCGGTCAGACAGAAGGCGATTTCATGGCTATAAAGTCCAAGCTGCTGGCATTTGAAGCCGCCCATAAAAAATGA
- the trmD gene encoding tRNA (guanosine(37)-N1)-methyltransferase TrmD, giving the protein MRFDVVTLFPDMVTAAASYGVTGRAIERDIVHLSVWNPRDYTHDRHKTVDDRPYGGGPGMVMKYQPLHDAVCDAKQAGTGSAKVVYLSPQGKPITQALLSEACNVSQLILVAGRYEGIDERFVELDCDDEWSIGDYVISGGELAALIVIDAVTRLLPGVLGDEDSALQDSHMNGLLDYPHFTRPEQLEGQAVPEVLLGGNHADINRWRMKQALGRTWLRRPDLLKKKNLNAEQEKLLNEFKIEVDVK; this is encoded by the coding sequence ATGCGATTTGATGTCGTAACGTTATTCCCGGACATGGTGACAGCGGCTGCCAGTTACGGTGTGACAGGTCGGGCTATTGAGCGAGATATAGTTCATCTATCGGTCTGGAACCCGCGCGATTATACGCACGACAGGCACAAAACGGTCGATGACCGGCCTTATGGCGGCGGCCCGGGTATGGTCATGAAATACCAGCCATTGCATGATGCTGTCTGTGATGCCAAACAAGCCGGCACTGGCTCTGCCAAAGTGGTTTATTTGAGCCCGCAAGGCAAACCGATTACACAGGCTTTGCTGTCAGAAGCTTGCAATGTTTCTCAATTGATTTTAGTGGCAGGGCGTTATGAAGGAATTGATGAGCGCTTTGTCGAGTTGGATTGCGATGATGAATGGTCTATCGGAGACTATGTCATCAGTGGCGGTGAGCTGGCGGCGCTGATAGTGATCGATGCGGTGACCCGTTTGTTGCCCGGTGTGCTCGGGGACGAGGATTCTGCTCTGCAGGACTCTCATATGAATGGCTTGCTGGATTATCCGCATTTTACCAGACCGGAGCAGCTTGAAGGTCAGGCGGTGCCGGAGGTTTTACTGGGTGGAAATCATGCGGATATAAACCGCTGGCGTATGAAGCAGGCTTTAGGAAGAACCTGGCTGAGGCGGCCGGATTTATTGAAAAAAAAGAATTTAAACGCAGAGCAGGAAAAACTGCTGAACGAATTTAAAATTGAAGTTGATGTTAAATAG
- a CDS encoding AAA family ATPase translates to MKLQIERTYVDAMVEEFPELMPLKDQLRFGNKAEVPFNRLSSSELGYLRNLYQQAGPGMHSQAAMIVTLQRALNDDGQKYSAEDLERLVPAIAGYLVEDARRGWLFRVSASGRTTAYLITRLDYTPPGEEEAGRILIELKANSRGKIAIDNLIIRQKDIDGQSISEILAMKGYLKETSELIAAYDQSAARYFDWRARYGEQFSGKGTGIYAEDPTANHRSNDWTRKNVVVLSSCGGSTRLVNDENILGDRALILDASGDILGGFLRRAGKSTRYDSKVEQQAEASKASIPKGLFTELPVHGYLLMFHLELHHHVWVHVDNLQPYRYRPELKQKLILPPEQTDLIDILTAEMDVLMDDIVEGKSGGTTVLCAGPAGVGKTLTAEVYSEIIQRPLYRVHSGQLGLNVAEMENALKDTLIRAQRWGAVMLIDEADVYIRRRSDSLSANAVVGVFLRVLEYFNGLLFLTTNRIDDIDEAIISRCIALIRYYPPQRADRVKIWQVMTEQFGLAVAPGLIEELADAFPDATGREIKGLTKLAAKFCQQKQVSPTLDVFKRCSVFRGMDKPEGL, encoded by the coding sequence ATGAAACTGCAGATTGAAAGAACCTATGTTGATGCAATGGTAGAGGAATTTCCGGAATTGATGCCGCTCAAGGACCAATTGCGCTTCGGCAACAAGGCGGAAGTGCCTTTTAACCGGCTGTCCAGTTCCGAACTCGGCTATCTGCGCAATCTCTATCAGCAGGCCGGCCCGGGCATGCACAGTCAGGCGGCGATGATTGTTACGCTGCAAAGAGCGTTGAATGATGACGGGCAAAAGTATTCGGCTGAGGACCTGGAAAGGCTGGTGCCGGCGATTGCTGGTTATCTGGTTGAGGATGCGCGACGCGGCTGGCTGTTCCGCGTCAGCGCATCCGGCAGAACCACGGCCTATCTGATCACCCGGCTCGACTATACGCCGCCCGGCGAGGAGGAAGCCGGGCGGATACTGATCGAATTGAAAGCCAACTCGCGCGGCAAAATCGCCATCGACAACCTGATCATCCGGCAAAAAGACATCGACGGGCAATCGATCAGTGAAATCCTCGCCATGAAGGGCTATCTGAAGGAAACATCGGAACTGATTGCGGCCTATGATCAGTCCGCCGCGCGTTATTTCGACTGGCGGGCGCGCTACGGTGAGCAGTTCTCGGGCAAGGGCACGGGCATTTATGCCGAAGACCCGACCGCCAATCACCGCAGCAACGATTGGACCCGCAAGAATGTCGTCGTGCTGTCCTCGTGCGGCGGCAGTACCAGGCTGGTCAATGATGAGAATATTCTCGGCGACCGTGCCTTGATCCTGGATGCGTCGGGGGACATCCTGGGCGGCTTTCTGCGCCGGGCCGGCAAAAGCACACGCTATGACAGCAAGGTGGAACAGCAGGCGGAAGCTTCCAAAGCATCCATCCCCAAAGGCTTATTCACCGAACTGCCGGTGCATGGCTACCTATTGATGTTCCACCTGGAACTGCATCACCACGTCTGGGTGCATGTCGATAACCTGCAGCCCTACCGCTACCGGCCTGAATTGAAGCAAAAACTGATTTTGCCGCCCGAGCAGACCGATCTGATCGACATTCTGACTGCCGAGATGGATGTGCTGATGGATGATATCGTGGAAGGCAAATCCGGCGGTACGACGGTACTCTGCGCAGGCCCTGCCGGCGTCGGCAAAACGCTGACCGCCGAGGTCTATTCGGAAATCATCCAGCGTCCGCTGTACCGCGTGCATTCCGGCCAATTGGGTTTGAACGTCGCGGAAATGGAGAATGCGCTCAAGGATACACTGATTCGCGCCCAGCGCTGGGGGGCCGTAATGCTGATCGACGAAGCCGATGTCTATATCCGCCGCCGCAGCGACAGTCTGTCTGCCAATGCTGTGGTCGGCGTATTCCTGCGCGTGCTGGAATATTTCAACGGCCTGCTGTTTTTGACCACCAACCGAATTGATGATATCGATGAGGCCATTATTTCCCGCTGCATTGCCTTGATCCGTTATTATCCGCCGCAACGCGCGGATCGGGTCAAAATTTGGCAAGTCATGACCGAACAATTCGGCCTGGCCGTAGCACCGGGGCTGATCGAGGAACTGGCGGATGCTTTTCCTGATGCGACAGGCAGGGAAATCAAGGGGCTGACTAAACTGGCCGCCAAGTTCTGCCAGCAAAAACAGGTGTCGCCGACCCTGGACGTTTTCAAACGTTGTTCGGTCTTCAGAGGCATGGATAAACCGGAGGGTTTATGA
- the rplS gene encoding 50S ribosomal protein L19, whose product MSNIIDVLEAEQLKQIPDFGPGDTVVVQVKVKEGERERIQAFEGIVIAKRNRGLNSAFTVRKISHGTGVERVFQTHSPMISEINVKRRGDVRRAKLYFLRDLTGKAARIKEKL is encoded by the coding sequence ATGAGCAATATTATTGATGTATTGGAAGCAGAACAGCTGAAACAGATTCCTGACTTTGGTCCAGGCGACACAGTTGTTGTTCAGGTTAAAGTAAAAGAAGGCGAGCGTGAAAGAATTCAGGCTTTTGAAGGCATCGTGATTGCAAAACGCAATCGCGGATTAAATTCAGCTTTCACAGTAAGAAAGATTTCTCACGGTACAGGCGTCGAGCGTGTTTTTCAAACTCACAGTCCTATGATTAGCGAAATCAACGTTAAACGTCGCGGTGATGTACGTCGTGCTAAATTGTATTTCCTGCGTGACCTGACCGGTAAAGCGGCTCGTATCAAAGAAAAACTTTAA